The Corynebacterium felinum DNA segment TGGTTAAGGAACTCGGCAAAATGCCCCCGTAACTTCGGGAGAAGGGGGACCACTGCTGGTGACAAACTGGTTGAGCTGGTGGTGGTCGCAGAGAATAGAGGGAAGCGACTGTTTATTAAAAACACAGGTCCGTGCGAAAACGTGGAAGTTGATGTATACGGACTGACGCCTGCCCGGTGCTGGAAGGTTAAGAGGACCTGTTAGCAACACTTGTGTTGCGAAGCGGAGAATTTAAGCCCCAGTAAACGGCGGTGGTAACTATAACCATCCTAAGGTAGCGAAATTCCTTGTCGGGTAAGTTCCGACCTGCACGAATGGCGTAACGACTTCCCTGCTGTCTCAACCACAGGCCCGGTGAAATTGCACTACGAGTAAAGATGCTCGTTACGCGCGGCAGGACGAAAAGACCCCGGGACCTTCACTATAGCTTGGTATTGGTGTTTGGTTCGGTTTGTGTAGGATAGGTGGGAGACTAGGAAACCGCATCGCTAGGTGTGGTGGAGTCGTTGTTGAAATACCACTCTGATCGGATTGAGCACCTTAACCTTGGCCCATGATCTGGGTTGGGGACAGTGCCTGGTGGGTAGTTTAACTGGGGCGGTTGCCTCCTAAAAAGTAACGGAGGCGCCCAAAGGTTCCCTCAGCCTGGTTGGCAATCAGGTGTTGAGTGTAAGTGCACAAGGGAGCTTGACTGTGAGAGTGACAACTCAAGCAGGTACGAAAGTAGGGACTAGTGATCCGGCACCTACGAGTGGAAGTGGTGTCGCTCAACGGATAAAAGGTACCCCGGGGATAACAGGCTGATCTTCCCCAAGAGTCCATATCGACGGGATGGTTTGGCACCTCGATGTCGGCTCGTCGCATCCTGGGGCTGGAGTAGGTCCCAAGGGTTGGGCTGTTCGCCCATTAAAGCGGCACGCGAGCTGGGTTTAGAACGTCGTGAGACAGTTCGGTCTCTATCCGCCGCGCGCGTTGAAACTTGAAGAAAGCTGTCCCTAGTACGAGAGGACCGGGACGGACGTACCTCTAGTGTGCCAGTTGTCACGCCAGTGGCATAGCTGGTTAGCTACGTACGGAAGGGATAACCGCTGAAAGCATCTAAGCGGGAAGCCTGTTCTAAGATGAGGTTTCACTTGAGGTGCCCGGAAGACTACCGGGTTGATAGGCCAGAGTTGCAAACACAGCAATGTGAGAAGACGACTGGTACTAATACACCAACAAACAACCCCAAAACAAAACACAAAACACAACAAACAAAACACAACACCGCGTCCACTACACAGTCACTGACACAACACAAACACCCACAACACACACAACCCAAAAAAATGTGTCGGTGGTCATAGCGTCGGGGACACGCCCGGTCCCATTCCGAACCCGGAAGCTAAGCCCGACAGCGCTGATGGTACTGCAAACGGGAGTTTGTGGGAGAGTAAGACACCGCCGACCAAAAACTTCACAACAAAAGCCCACCCCCACCAAAGGGTGGGCTTTTGTGCGTCCCCAGACCTTTATTCAGGCCTGTGTCACATGACACACATAATTACCCCCTTTACCTTAATGCTGAGAATTTTCAACTCGAACTGAACTGGGATTGTTAAAAAAGTATTATAAGAAAATTATTTTGTTGGGGGTATTATTTTTCGTTTCCCTTGCTGGTCGGCTGTAGCTGTGCGAATATTTTTTCAGAGCCTTGTGCAGGGATCATACGGTTTCTTGCACTAGGTTTGTCCTTGCAAACGGTAGTTTCTAGCGTTTGTAAGTGTTGTCCACTGTCTCCATTTGCGCTTGTCATACTTAAGCGCTCTCACCTGAAAGGGCTTTGTGCCATGGCTCTTCTTTCCAGTATCGCCTCCTTCGTAGTGTTCTGGGCAATTGTTGGCGTTATTTACAATTCTGCAGTCCACCGCGGCTACCTTCGCCTTCCCCCCATCCCTAACTACCCAGCACTCTAAATTAGGCTGATTGTCCAGTCACTCCGGCTACCCCGTGCTTTGATCTCCTGCTCGGGCTGGCCGGATTATTCATGTGTATACATAACGAAGGTATTTAATGTGCTACCCCCGTGTGTTGGTGGTTTTCTTGAACTCTTGTCGGAACGGTAGATTGAAAAATACATGCTCATAGCCGTGGTTTGTTCATGGTGGGGGAGTGTCACTTCAGTGAGAGGCGGGGGTGTTGAAAAGTATTTTTAGCAAATTCCCAGCTGACTCATGGTAGTTTCCTAGCAAGTGCATCAGATGTGCTTTTCTTAAACAGTTTGCTACCCCTGTAGTAGTTGGGAGACTAAATGAAGAAGTTTGTTCGTAATACTTTCGCAGCTGTGTCGACCACCGCTGTCGTGTCCATTCTCACCGCAGCCCCAGCATCTGCGCAGGGCGCTGACGGTTTGTCGGCGGTTGGAATCATTCCGATCCTTCTTAATATTGCTTCTTCCATTGGATCATCGGTTGCTATGACCTTGACAGTTATTCAGGCACTGATCAGCCGTGGTTTGCTCGTAGGCCACGCTATCCCTGGCATCCCAGTGTTCTAATAAAGCGCAAGAAAAAACTCCTCCTGGCCGCATTTCACCGGGGTCAGGAGGAGTTTTTTGATGTTTTTACAATGGAAGAAGGTTGAAGCGGGTTGCTTTAACCTGATCGAGTTTTGACACATTCTTTTCCAGAAGATTCCACTGTTCGAAAGGAATCGTCTTTGTCGCTTCTTTAATCACAGTCGCATCAGTTGTTCCCCACGCAATGGGCATCGGGGAAATTTCATCCCAGACCTCTTGGCTTTTTACACTGCGACGCCCCGTTACTGCCACGGAAGGCACGCGCTCACCCTTCTTGCGATTGTGCCCTTCAAGGCGGGTAATCGTGCGCGTTGCAAGACCCCATCGAGGTTCACCTTCACGGTTTGCGTTTATATTGACAAGCGCAAGTAACACCATGTCGCGCGGGTTCACTTCAGCGATCACCGCAGGGCACAACTCATAGGTGGCATAGAGCTTATCGGCGGTGCCTACCTGTCGAGGGATGACGAAGATGAGTGCAAAGCTGACCACTGCCATCACTGCAAAGGTGCCGATGATAATCGTGCCTAAAGTGCCAGGGTAAACATGGCTTAGTCCGTAGCCCACACCGAGCAGAATGAAACCGAACAAGGCTGCTGATATTTGCAGGCGTTTGGTGTCTTTGAGCAGCTCATTATTTTTCTTAGCGTGCTCATTATCGACGCTAAAATTAAAATTTTTCATGGCCTTGCTCCTTCATTGTTGTAAGTAATACGGGTAAATCCGCGTGGTCGAGGATGCGGTAAGCGTAGCCTTGCTCAGCGAGAAAGCGTTGCCTGTGCGCAGCATAGTCCGTGTCGATGGTATCGCGGCTGACAACAGAGTAGAAAAAAGCTTCACCGCCGTCTTTCTTCGGGCGCAGAAGTCGGCCTAAGCGTTGGGCTTCTTCTTGGCGGGAACCAAAGGTGCCGGACACTTGGATCGCCACAGTTGCTTCGGGCAAATCGATAGAGAAGTTCGCGACCTTACTCACGACCAAGGTGGTAATTTCGTTGTCACGGAACTGCTGGAATAGCTGCTCGCGCTTTTTCGTGCTGGTCTTACCATCAATCACAGGCAGGTTGAAGGTGGCACCGATGTGTTCCAGTTGGTCCACGTATGCGCCGATAATCAGGGTTTGGTCGCCGCTGTGGTGTTCAAGCAGCTGCCTGATGGTGTGCATTTTTGTGTGTGCACAGGCAGCGAAGCGGTACCGTTCGTGGCTTTCCGCAAGCGCATATTCCATGCGCTCTGCTTCGGTGAGGGTCGTGCGTACCTCGATGCATTCGGCGGTTGCGATGAAACCCTGCATTTCGAGGTCTTTCCAAGGGGCGTCGTAACGCTTCGGCCCGATGAGGGAAAACACATCACCTTCGCGTCCGTCTTCGCGCACAAGGGTCGCAGTGAGCCCTAATCGACGCCGTGACTGCAAATCCGAGGTCATGCGAAACACCGGTGCGGGCAAAAGATGCACTTCATCGTAAATAATCAAACCCCAGTCGCGGGAATCAAACAGCTCAAGCGCACGGTATTCCCCCTTCGTTTTTCGGGTCACAACCTGATAGGTAGCAATGGTGATAGGGCGAATCTCTTTCTTCTCACCGGAATATTCACCGATTTCCTCAGGGCTCAATGAGGTGCGGCGCAGCAGCTCATCGCGCCACTGACGCCCCGCAACAGTGTTGGTCACCAAGATGAGGGTGGTGCACTGTGCCCGCGCCATCGCTGCCGCACCCACCATAGTTTTGCCCGCGCCACAGGGCAGCACGACAACGCCAGAGCCACCCTCCCAGAAAGAATCAGCGGCATTCTTTTGGTAGTCGCGCAATTCCCATTGTTCTTTTTCACAACTCAACTCAATGGGGTGCGCTTCGCCATCAACATAGCCCGCGAGATCTTCAGCAGGCCAGCCGACTTTCAGCAACTCTTGCTTTAAACGCCCCCGCTCAGAGGGGTGCACCACAATATTTTCCGCATCAATCTGCGCACCCAACATCGGCTGGATCTTCTTATGGCGCGAAATCTCCGCTAAAATCGCGGGTTCAGCAGATTCCAAAACCAAACCGTGCGCCGGGTGCTTGTGCAAACGAACCCTGCCATAACGGGACATCAACTCAACGACGTCGATAAGCAATGCTTGGGGGACAGGGAAGCGCGAATGCGTCTCCAACATATCCACAACCTGCTCCGCATCATGGCCGGCCGCACGCGCATTCCACAACGCAAGCGGAGTGATGCGATACGTATGCACATGCTCGGGTGCGCGCTCAAGCTCCGCGAAAGGCGCAAGAGCTGCCCTCGCCTGCGCCGCGTGCGGATGATCAACTTCCAGCAACACAGTCTTATCTGATTGCACAATCAGCGCGCCAAAAGTATTCATCACCACTAAACCACTCCACCTTTCAGCCGCGCATCCGAATCTGCGCAGCAAACACCTTATTCTACCCCCGCCTCAACAACGACCTGTGTGACCCGATGCAACGGAAACTGATGCAGCTGCCCCGTCGTCTCATCCACCGCCGACACCACGCCCGCCGCCACCGTAATCGGAGTCACCACAATCTGCGTTGCAGCACCCTGGCGATCCACAAACCCAATCGTGATCTTGCGACGCGCCCGAATCGCAGCATT contains these protein-coding regions:
- a CDS encoding DNA repair helicase XPB, with translation MNTFGALIVQSDKTVLLEVDHPHAAQARAALAPFAELERAPEHVHTYRITPLALWNARAAGHDAEQVVDMLETHSRFPVPQALLIDVVELMSRYGRVRLHKHPAHGLVLESAEPAILAEISRHKKIQPMLGAQIDAENIVVHPSERGRLKQELLKVGWPAEDLAGYVDGEAHPIELSCEKEQWELRDYQKNAADSFWEGGSGVVVLPCGAGKTMVGAAAMARAQCTTLILVTNTVAGRQWRDELLRRTSLSPEEIGEYSGEKKEIRPITIATYQVVTRKTKGEYRALELFDSRDWGLIIYDEVHLLPAPVFRMTSDLQSRRRLGLTATLVREDGREGDVFSLIGPKRYDAPWKDLEMQGFIATAECIEVRTTLTEAERMEYALAESHERYRFAACAHTKMHTIRQLLEHHSGDQTLIIGAYVDQLEHIGATFNLPVIDGKTSTKKREQLFQQFRDNEITTLVVSKVANFSIDLPEATVAIQVSGTFGSRQEEAQRLGRLLRPKKDGGEAFFYSVVSRDTIDTDYAAHRQRFLAEQGYAYRILDHADLPVLLTTMKEQGHEKF
- a CDS encoding DUF3239 domain-containing protein; this encodes MKNFNFSVDNEHAKKNNELLKDTKRLQISAALFGFILLGVGYGLSHVYPGTLGTIIIGTFAVMAVVSFALIFVIPRQVGTADKLYATYELCPAVIAEVNPRDMVLLALVNINANREGEPRWGLATRTITRLEGHNRKKGERVPSVAVTGRRSVKSQEVWDEISPMPIAWGTTDATVIKEATKTIPFEQWNLLEKNVSKLDQVKATRFNLLPL